A genomic stretch from Desulfonispora thiosulfatigenes DSM 11270 includes:
- the rseP gene encoding RIP metalloprotease RseP, producing the protein MQTAIYAILIFSLLIFIHEFGHFFVAKLVGVRVEEFSIGMGPKALAFKKGDTQYSVRLLPIGGYVKMTGETGEDEESDLSPEDPRRFNNKTVLQRAAVIIAGPLMNFLLAILIFTFIFSSIGMPFYSSQVDDVVANSPAAKAGLLKGDKIISVDGKEVNELNEVIQLIHGRSGENINFKIERDGKQHNIVIAPQYDPEQKADLIGIMATDPEWKTYSFSQSIGKSAEQTYQVISLTLSEISKMITGKVGTEGVTGPVGIVKIIGDSAKVGILPILNLTALISISLGLMNLLPIPALDGSRLIFLLIEGLRGKPIDAKKENLVHFVGFALLMMLMIFITYKDIMGLGNIG; encoded by the coding sequence TTGCAAACAGCGATTTATGCTATTTTGATTTTTAGTTTACTTATCTTTATTCATGAGTTTGGTCATTTCTTTGTAGCTAAACTTGTTGGAGTAAGGGTAGAAGAATTTAGTATAGGAATGGGACCTAAAGCTCTTGCTTTTAAAAAAGGTGATACACAGTATTCTGTACGTCTACTTCCAATAGGTGGATATGTGAAAATGACTGGTGAAACAGGTGAAGATGAGGAGAGCGATTTAAGTCCTGAAGATCCCAGAAGATTTAATAATAAAACTGTATTACAAAGAGCAGCGGTAATTATTGCTGGGCCACTAATGAATTTCTTGTTGGCTATTTTGATATTTACATTTATTTTTAGCTCGATAGGGATGCCTTTTTATAGTTCACAAGTAGATGATGTTGTAGCAAATAGTCCAGCAGCAAAAGCAGGATTATTAAAAGGTGATAAAATTATTTCTGTTGATGGAAAAGAAGTAAATGAATTAAATGAAGTTATTCAATTAATTCATGGAAGATCAGGAGAAAATATTAACTTTAAAATTGAGAGAGATGGTAAGCAACATAATATTGTCATAGCACCACAGTATGATCCTGAACAAAAAGCAGATTTGATTGGAATTATGGCTACAGACCCTGAGTGGAAAACTTATAGCTTTTCACAAAGTATAGGTAAAAGTGCTGAACAAACATATCAAGTAATTAGCTTAACTCTTTCCGAAATTTCTAAAATGATCACTGGTAAAGTAGGAACTGAAGGGGTAACAGGTCCAGTTGGAATTGTAAAAATCATTGGTGATTCTGCAAAAGTAGGAATACTTCCGATATTAAACCTAACTGCTTTAATATCTATTAGTTTAGGCCTTATGAATTTATTACCAATTCCTGCTTTAGATGGTAGTAGATTAATATTCTTACTTATCGAAGGTTTACGAGGTAAGCCAATTGACGCAAAAAAAGAAAATTTAGTTCATTTTGTGGGCTTTGCATTATTAATGATGCTTATGATTTTTATTACTTATAAAGATATTATGGGATTAGGCAATATAGGATAA
- the ispG gene encoding flavodoxin-dependent (E)-4-hydroxy-3-methylbut-2-enyl-diphosphate synthase: MKRRDTLNFKIGSVGIGSKYPISIQSMTNTDTRNAEKTLAQIKELSSNGCEIIRVAVPDDIAATSLKKICMESPIPVIADIHFDYKLALKAMENGVHALRINPGNIGSELKVKEVVESAKYYDIPIRIGVNAGSLEKGLLEKYGVTPEAMIESALYHINLLERQNFNKIKISLKSSNVPLMIDTYKKIANQIPYPLHIGVTEAGTMKGGTIKSSIGIGALLSDGIGDTIRVSLTGNPLLELPVAKQILVSLGLKKQGVEIISCPTCGRTEIDLEYLANEVEKYTANMKENLKIAVMGCVVNGPGEAKEADLGIAGGKGQGLIFKKGEIIAKVKEDELLSTLYKEIEDMRRCFKNENE, translated from the coding sequence ATTAAAAGAAGAGACACATTAAATTTTAAAATAGGTTCAGTTGGTATAGGATCAAAGTATCCTATATCAATTCAATCTATGACTAATACGGATACAAGAAATGCTGAAAAAACACTAGCACAAATAAAAGAACTTTCATCTAATGGGTGCGAAATCATAAGAGTAGCTGTTCCAGATGATATAGCAGCCACTAGTCTTAAAAAAATATGCATGGAAAGCCCAATACCTGTAATAGCTGATATTCATTTTGATTATAAATTAGCGCTAAAAGCTATGGAAAATGGTGTTCACGCTCTTAGAATAAATCCAGGAAATATTGGTAGTGAGCTAAAGGTAAAAGAAGTAGTAGAGTCTGCCAAGTATTATGATATACCTATTAGAATTGGTGTAAACGCTGGGTCTTTAGAAAAAGGTTTATTAGAAAAGTATGGAGTTACGCCTGAAGCTATGATTGAAAGTGCGTTATATCATATAAATTTATTAGAAAGACAAAACTTTAATAAGATAAAAATTTCATTGAAGTCTTCTAATGTTCCTTTAATGATAGATACTTATAAAAAAATAGCAAATCAAATACCTTATCCTTTACATATTGGAGTAACAGAGGCAGGAACTATGAAAGGTGGCACAATAAAGTCTTCTATCGGAATTGGAGCTTTATTATCAGATGGTATAGGAGATACTATAAGAGTATCATTAACTGGAAACCCTCTTTTAGAGTTACCTGTAGCAAAACAAATACTAGTTTCATTAGGTCTTAAAAAACAAGGTGTAGAAATTATATCCTGTCCTACTTGTGGGCGAACTGAAATAGATCTTGAGTATTTAGCAAATGAAGTAGAAAAATACACTGCTAATATGAAGGAAAACCTAAAGATTGCTGTCATGGGCTGTGTCGTGAATGGACCTGGAGAAGCTAAAGAAGCTGATTTAGGAATAGCAGGGGGAAAAGGACAAGGTTTAATTTTTAAAAAAGGCGAAATAATTGCTAAAGTAAAAGAAGATGAACTTTTAAGTACATTATATAAAGAGATTGAAGATATGAGGAGATGTTTTAAAAATGAGAATGAGTAA
- a CDS encoding proline--tRNA ligase has product MRMSNALIPTLRSTPAEAEIISHQLLLKAGFIRRGAAGIYTYMPLAYRVLKKIEGIIRGEMDNAGGQEVLLPIIQPAELWIESGRWQVYGDEMFRVKDRHNRDFCLGPTHEEIITDLVRGEVSSYRQLPLYLYQIQNKYRDERRPRFGLMRGREFIMKDLYSFDLNDENLDKSYKIMYKAYENIFTKCGLNFRPVEADSGAIGGSTTHEFMVLADSGEAEIVYCSSCDYAANTEIAACTPEKPKDSEELKEIQKVETPDQKTINEISDFLQISPSKCIKTLFFTADEEVIAILIRGDRTINEIKVQKIHPCNNLGLASEEEVQSITNSSPGFVGPVGLKNVKIYADLEVEHIINGVCGANEDGYHLINVNLNKDYKVECFADLRLIEEGELCPKCQESLNFARGIEVGQVFKLGTRYSEALNATYLDSNGKKQIIHMGCYGIGVSRTLAATVEQNNDENGIIWPKTIAPYQVIIIPVSVKDEEQVRLAEELYKQLQEKGVEVILDDRNERAGVKFKDADLIGIPVKITIGKKTAENNMIEYKLRTEPEFIEVNYEEVVQKTLAYLND; this is encoded by the coding sequence ATGAGAATGAGTAATGCTTTAATACCAACTCTAAGATCAACACCAGCTGAAGCTGAAATAATTAGTCATCAATTACTTTTAAAAGCTGGTTTTATAAGAAGAGGAGCAGCAGGTATTTATACATATATGCCTTTAGCATATCGAGTGCTTAAAAAGATAGAAGGTATAATTAGGGGGGAAATGGATAATGCAGGAGGTCAAGAAGTTTTACTACCAATTATTCAGCCTGCAGAGCTTTGGATAGAATCAGGAAGATGGCAAGTATATGGAGACGAAATGTTTAGGGTAAAGGATAGACACAATCGCGACTTTTGTCTGGGACCTACGCATGAAGAGATAATTACAGACTTAGTGCGTGGAGAAGTTAGTTCTTATCGTCAATTACCACTATATTTATATCAAATCCAAAATAAATATAGAGATGAAAGAAGACCTCGTTTTGGCTTAATGCGTGGAAGAGAATTTATCATGAAAGACTTATATTCTTTTGATCTTAATGATGAAAATTTAGATAAAAGTTATAAAATAATGTATAAAGCCTATGAAAATATATTTACAAAATGTGGTTTAAATTTTAGACCAGTTGAAGCTGATTCAGGTGCTATTGGTGGAAGTACAACGCATGAATTTATGGTTTTAGCTGATAGTGGTGAAGCAGAGATAGTTTATTGTAGTAGCTGTGATTATGCTGCTAATACAGAAATCGCAGCTTGTACCCCTGAAAAACCTAAAGATAGTGAAGAATTAAAAGAAATTCAAAAAGTAGAAACTCCAGATCAAAAAACAATTAATGAAATTTCTGATTTTCTTCAAATATCGCCTTCAAAATGTATTAAAACATTATTCTTTACAGCTGATGAAGAAGTAATTGCAATTTTAATACGTGGAGATCGTACTATTAACGAAATCAAGGTGCAAAAGATTCATCCATGCAATAACTTAGGACTAGCCTCTGAGGAAGAAGTACAATCTATTACTAACAGTTCACCTGGATTTGTGGGTCCAGTGGGGCTAAAAAATGTAAAAATATATGCTGACTTAGAAGTAGAGCATATTATAAATGGCGTATGTGGTGCAAATGAAGACGGCTATCATTTAATCAATGTAAACTTAAATAAAGATTATAAAGTTGAATGCTTTGCTGACCTACGCTTAATAGAAGAGGGAGAATTATGCCCAAAATGTCAGGAAAGTTTAAACTTCGCTCGTGGTATTGAAGTTGGACAAGTATTTAAACTTGGAACTAGATACAGTGAAGCTTTAAATGCTACGTATTTAGACTCAAACGGAAAAAAACAAATAATTCATATGGGTTGTTACGGAATTGGGGTTTCTAGAACTTTAGCAGCTACTGTAGAACAAAATAATGATGAAAATGGAATCATTTGGCCGAAAACAATTGCACCTTACCAAGTAATTATAATACCTGTTTCAGTAAAGGACGAGGAACAAGTAAGATTAGCTGAAGAGTTATATAAACAGTTACAAGAAAAAGGTGTGGAAGTTATTTTAGATGATCGTAATGAAAGAGCAGGAGTTAAATTTAAAGATGCAGATTTAATAGGAATTCCTGTAAAAATAACTATTGGTAAAAAAACTGCAGAAAATAATATGATAGAATATAAATTACGAACTGAACCAGAATTTATAGAAGTGAATTATGAAGAAGTGGTACAAAAAACCTTAGCATATCTAAACGATTGA
- a CDS encoding glycosyltransferase family 2 protein, with protein MKVSIIIPAYNEEKNIDKVLSVVTKVVEPQKIIVVNDGSTDNTLKVAQSYPVKVINLTNNQGKGGAMMAGVNYTNDDYVLFLDADLIGLTNEHIELLIKTVQDEYIDMVVGIFESGRKSTDLAQVVAPFLSGQRLIKKEHLYNIENLNTARFGVEVALTKYAHKNNLKVKEIVLKNLTHVMKEEKLGFTRGFAYRLKMYWEIAKKVTH; from the coding sequence ATGAAAGTTAGTATAATAATTCCTGCTTATAATGAAGAAAAAAATATAGACAAGGTTTTAAGCGTAGTGACAAAGGTTGTTGAACCACAAAAGATAATTGTAGTTAATGATGGGTCAACAGATAATACGCTAAAAGTTGCTCAGTCTTACCCGGTGAAAGTTATTAATTTAACAAATAACCAAGGTAAAGGCGGAGCAATGATGGCCGGAGTTAATTATACTAATGATGATTATGTGCTTTTTTTAGATGCGGACTTAATAGGTTTAACTAATGAACATATAGAATTATTAATAAAAACAGTACAAGATGAATATATTGATATGGTAGTAGGTATATTTGAAAGCGGAAGAAAAAGCACTGATTTAGCACAAGTAGTAGCACCTTTTTTATCAGGGCAAAGGTTAATTAAAAAAGAACATCTATATAATATAGAAAACTTAAATACAGCAAGGTTTGGCGTAGAAGTTGCTTTAACTAAATATGCCCATAAAAATAATTTAAAAGTTAAGGAAATTGTGTTAAAAAATTTAACACATGTCATGAAAGAAGAAAAATTAGGATTTACACGAGGATTTGCATATCGACTAAAAATGTATTGGGAAATAGCTAAAAAGGTAACTCACTAG
- a CDS encoding MgtC/SapB family protein encodes MTWELEITIRLLLAALLGGLIGIERETLNKSAGFRTHTLVSVGSCLIMIVSISMYLNYPPDINSPRGSDPARMAAQVVSGIGFLGAGTILRSGTGVKGLTTAATLWVVSGLGLAVGSGLYFPAIITTIIVFISLVYFAKLEDIVAEKKRLFYVTIDIDDSPGQIGLLTTILGNLNIKIKKIELKQNFSSGVAELELLVILPATMSTKQVSTILENMDGIHKISFQ; translated from the coding sequence ATGACCTGGGAACTTGAGATAACAATTAGATTATTATTAGCTGCCTTATTAGGTGGGTTAATTGGGATAGAAAGAGAAACACTTAATAAATCTGCAGGTTTTAGAACTCACACACTTGTATCAGTAGGGTCTTGCTTAATAATGATTGTCTCAATTTCTATGTATTTAAATTACCCTCCTGACATTAACTCCCCAAGGGGAAGCGACCCTGCGAGAATGGCTGCTCAAGTAGTAAGTGGAATTGGTTTTCTAGGTGCAGGAACTATTTTGCGCTCGGGAACTGGTGTTAAAGGACTTACTACTGCAGCTACACTTTGGGTAGTATCAGGACTAGGTCTTGCGGTTGGATCAGGACTTTATTTTCCGGCTATTATTACCACCATAATTGTCTTTATTTCTTTAGTTTATTTTGCTAAACTAGAAGATATTGTTGCTGAGAAAAAGAGACTATTTTATGTTACAATTGACATTGATGATAGTCCAGGACAAATTGGATTATTAACGACTATTTTGGGTAATTTAAATATTAAAATAAAAAAGATTGAGTTAAAACAAAATTTTAGTTCGGGTGTTGCTGAGTTAGAATTATTAGTCATACTACCTGCTACTATGTCTACTAAGCAAGTTAGTACTATTTTAGAAAACATGGATGGAATTCATAAAATTTCATTTCAATAG
- a CDS encoding PolC-type DNA polymerase III, which produces MNFILSPKLEKNLSAREFIISNWDSLLEILGDKFPSTKGWLGTSNYDLKAENTIDIRFNSLLAIKYLQKNGCKVYLENFLANLIEEKFTINFKYDPSLKNEQSETQNIDELVAKSVEVNHIEIKPNISTRQGKINNTTKPTSKAVIMGKEIRQLERNIQEVTEEEPNIVIAGRPFAIEVKELKTGRAILSFSVTDLSDSLTCKVIQDGKLIAEIQEKLANSKKVKVKGTAQIDRYSQELVIMARDINTLKLDEREDLASEKRIELHLHTKFSSMDGISSAKDLIKQAAKWGHEAIAITDHGVVQAFPEAHDVGKANNIKVIYGMEGYIFDDINPNNANNQKKQNYHCIILVKTMEGLKNLYKLVTESHLNYFKRVPRIPKSLLNEMRTGLIIGSACEAGELIQSYLKDDDPERLINIAQFYDFIEIQPRGNNYFLLRNGQLEDKEQLTKLNTDLYNLGKKLDIPVVATGDVHFLHPEDETFRKIIMTGKGFSDADDQPPLYLKTTEEMLAEFSYLGETESKEVVIDNPKNISDQIEEIIPIPDEFYPPEIEGAEDDIYEMVYKKAHEWYGEELPSIVEARIKKEATAIIDNGFAVLYLTAHKLVKKSNEDGYLVGSRGSVGSSFVATLCGITEVNPLEPHYRCPECKYTEFITDGSVDSGADLPENKCPKCSSDFIKDGHNIPFEVFMGFKGDKVPDIDLNFSGEYQARAQKYTEELFGKDNVFRAGTISTIASRTAFGFVKNYLDDKNIVSRTAEIGRLVDGCTGIKRTTGQHPGGLMVIPKSVDVHMFTPLQRPADDVKSDIITTHFDYHSISSRLVKLDNLGHDDPTVIKILEDLTGVNAKTISLSEPKTMSLFCSTKALGITEEELGSPVGTYGIPEFGTKFVRQMLVDTKPTTFSELVRISGFSHGTDVWINNAQDLIKSGTAQLSEAISARDDIMIYLIQRGVESSTAFKIMEDVRKGRGVSPEFEQVLLENNIPKWYIESCKRIKYMFPKAHAVAYVMMAFRIAYFKVYYPLAFYTAFFTVRADEFDAELICKGVNSIRNEIKNLTDKGHSVSQKESKLLTIMEIALEMYLRGFDFQIVSLKKSDSKNFQIEGNTIIPPFAGLQGVGVQASLNIANARAEKYFTSIEDLRIRAKLSKTVIDNLREHGCLNELPETDQLSLFS; this is translated from the coding sequence ATGAATTTTATTTTAAGTCCTAAACTTGAAAAGAACTTAAGTGCAAGAGAATTTATTATTAGTAATTGGGATAGTTTGCTAGAAATATTAGGTGATAAATTCCCAAGCACTAAAGGCTGGCTTGGAACTAGTAATTATGATTTAAAAGCAGAGAATACAATTGATATAAGATTTAATTCGTTATTAGCTATTAAATATTTGCAAAAGAATGGATGCAAAGTATATTTGGAAAATTTTTTAGCTAATTTAATTGAAGAAAAATTCACAATTAATTTTAAATACGATCCTAGTTTAAAAAATGAACAAAGTGAAACTCAAAATATTGATGAATTAGTTGCAAAATCAGTAGAAGTAAATCATATAGAAATAAAACCCAATATTTCAACTAGACAAGGAAAAATAAACAATACAACAAAACCAACATCTAAAGCAGTAATTATGGGTAAAGAGATAAGACAATTAGAACGTAATATCCAAGAAGTAACTGAAGAAGAACCTAATATCGTAATTGCTGGGAGACCATTTGCGATAGAAGTAAAGGAATTAAAAACAGGTAGAGCCATTTTAAGTTTTAGTGTTACTGACTTATCTGATTCATTAACATGTAAGGTAATCCAAGATGGTAAACTAATAGCTGAAATTCAGGAAAAATTAGCTAACTCTAAAAAGGTGAAAGTTAAAGGAACAGCGCAAATTGATCGTTATTCCCAGGAGTTAGTGATAATGGCCAGGGATATTAATACTCTAAAGCTAGATGAAAGGGAAGATTTAGCTAGTGAAAAGAGAATAGAATTACATCTTCACACAAAATTCAGTTCAATGGATGGAATTTCTTCGGCTAAGGATTTAATTAAGCAAGCTGCCAAATGGGGGCATGAGGCAATTGCCATCACAGACCATGGCGTAGTACAAGCCTTTCCAGAAGCCCATGATGTAGGAAAAGCTAATAATATTAAAGTAATATATGGTATGGAAGGATATATATTTGATGATATTAATCCCAATAACGCTAATAATCAGAAGAAGCAAAATTATCATTGTATTATTTTAGTTAAAACAATGGAAGGCTTGAAAAATTTATATAAATTAGTAACAGAGTCTCATTTAAATTATTTTAAAAGAGTACCTAGAATTCCTAAAAGTTTGCTAAATGAGATGCGTACGGGTTTGATTATTGGTAGCGCGTGTGAGGCTGGAGAATTAATTCAAAGTTATTTAAAAGATGACGATCCAGAAAGGCTCATAAATATTGCTCAGTTTTATGACTTTATCGAAATTCAACCTAGAGGAAATAATTACTTTCTTCTTAGAAATGGACAATTAGAAGATAAAGAGCAATTAACAAAATTAAATACTGATTTATATAATTTAGGTAAAAAACTTGATATACCTGTTGTGGCAACAGGTGATGTACACTTTTTGCATCCTGAAGATGAAACATTTAGAAAAATTATCATGACCGGCAAAGGTTTCTCTGATGCTGATGATCAGCCACCTTTGTATCTTAAAACTACTGAAGAAATGTTGGCAGAATTTTCATATCTTGGAGAAACTGAATCAAAAGAAGTAGTAATAGATAATCCTAAAAATATTTCAGATCAAATTGAAGAGATCATCCCAATTCCAGATGAATTCTATCCCCCAGAAATTGAGGGAGCTGAAGATGATATTTATGAAATGGTTTATAAAAAAGCACATGAATGGTACGGAGAAGAATTGCCCTCTATTGTAGAGGCAAGAATAAAAAAAGAAGCCACAGCAATTATTGATAATGGTTTTGCTGTACTTTATTTAACCGCTCACAAACTTGTTAAAAAGTCAAATGAAGATGGATATCTAGTAGGATCAAGGGGCTCAGTAGGGTCATCCTTTGTAGCAACACTATGTGGCATAACTGAAGTTAATCCACTAGAACCACATTATAGATGTCCTGAATGTAAATATACAGAATTTATTACAGATGGCTCAGTTGATTCTGGGGCAGATTTGCCTGAAAACAAATGTCCAAAATGTAGTAGTGACTTTATAAAGGATGGTCATAACATACCATTTGAAGTCTTTATGGGTTTTAAAGGAGATAAAGTACCAGATATTGATTTAAACTTTTCAGGAGAATATCAAGCAAGAGCACAAAAGTATACAGAAGAGCTATTTGGAAAGGATAATGTATTCAGGGCGGGAACAATATCTACGATTGCAAGTCGTACAGCATTTGGATTTGTGAAAAACTATTTGGACGATAAAAATATAGTATCGCGTACTGCTGAAATCGGTAGGTTAGTAGATGGTTGTACGGGTATTAAAAGAACCACTGGCCAACATCCAGGGGGATTAATGGTTATTCCTAAAAGTGTAGATGTTCATATGTTTACACCACTTCAACGACCTGCAGACGATGTTAAATCTGATATTATTACTACACATTTTGATTATCATTCTATTAGTAGTCGTTTAGTAAAGTTAGATAATCTAGGACATGATGATCCGACAGTTATAAAAATATTGGAGGACTTAACTGGAGTAAATGCAAAAACCATTTCTTTAAGTGAGCCTAAAACAATGAGTTTATTTTGTTCTACAAAAGCCTTAGGGATAACCGAGGAAGAACTAGGATCCCCTGTAGGTACTTATGGGATACCTGAATTTGGTACAAAGTTTGTCAGACAAATGTTGGTTGATACAAAACCTACTACATTTTCTGAACTTGTACGGATAAGTGGATTTTCTCATGGAACAGATGTATGGATAAATAATGCTCAAGATTTAATTAAAAGTGGTACGGCACAGTTATCTGAAGCAATTTCAGCTCGTGATGACATCATGATTTATTTAATTCAAAGAGGAGTAGAATCCAGTACAGCATTTAAAATAATGGAGGATGTCCGTAAAGGAAGAGGAGTATCACCAGAATTTGAGCAAGTATTATTAGAAAATAACATACCTAAGTGGTATATAGAATCTTGTAAAAGGATAAAGTATATGTTCCCAAAAGCCCATGCAGTGGCATATGTCATGATGGCCTTTCGTATTGCATATTTTAAAGTGTATTATCCATTAGCCTTTTATACCGCCTTTTTCACAGTACGTGCAGATGAATTTGATGCAGAGCTAATTTGTAAAGGTGTTAATAGTATAAGAAATGAAATAAAAAACTTAACTGATAAGGGACACTCGGTCTCTCAAAAAGAAAGTAAACTTCTAACTATAATGGAGATAGCTCTCGAAATGTATTTAAGAGGTTTTGATTTTCAAATAGTATCACTTAAAAAGTCAGATTCTAAAAATTTTCAGATTGAAGGAAATACTATAATTCCACCTTTTGCAGGATTACAGGGGGTCGGAGTACAAGCATCTTTAAATATTGCTAATGCACGAGCAGAAAAATACTTCACTTCAATTGAAGATTTAAGAATAAGAGCTAAACTAAGTAAGACTGTTATTGATAATTTAAGGGAACATGGATGTTTAAATGAATTGCCGGAAACAGACCAATTGTCATTATTTAGTTGA
- the rimP gene encoding ribosome maturation factor RimP — MAKVEEIIYDMADPVISELGLELVAVEYLKEGSEWFLRIYIDKEEGIELDDCEKVSHLISDKLDNYDPITQAYHLEVSSPGIERPLKKTKDFLRFLDHLVQIKTYAAIENKKTFTGILNFADEDQIILIENDVKITIPREKIAKANLVWEG; from the coding sequence TTGGCAAAGGTTGAGGAAATAATATATGATATGGCTGATCCAGTTATAAGTGAACTAGGTTTAGAATTAGTAGCTGTCGAGTATCTTAAAGAAGGATCCGAGTGGTTCTTAAGAATATATATCGACAAAGAAGAAGGTATAGAATTAGATGACTGCGAAAAAGTAAGCCATTTAATAAGTGATAAATTAGATAACTATGACCCTATTACTCAGGCATATCATTTGGAGGTATCTTCTCCTGGCATAGAACGTCCTCTCAAAAAGACTAAAGACTTTTTAAGGTTTTTAGATCATCTAGTGCAAATAAAAACGTACGCAGCAATAGAAAACAAGAAAACATTTACAGGAATACTTAATTTTGCAGATGAAGATCAAATAATATTAATAGAAAATGATGTTAAAATAACTATTCCTCGAGAAAAAATAGCTAAGGCTAATTTAGTTTGGGAAGGATGA
- the nusA gene encoding transcription termination factor NusA, with the protein MNLEFIDALSELGKEKGIESDIIIEAIEAALISAYKKNFGSLQNVRVHIDRLSGEIKVFARKNIVEEVFDDRAEISLEDALKIKPNYELDDIVEEEVTPRDFGRIAAQTAKQVVIQRIREAERNIIYDEFCNRETDILNGTVQRVEQKNVFIDLGKIEAVLSPTEQMPGEAYKINDRLKTYIVEVKKTPKGPQVLVSRTHPGLLRRLFELEVPEIHDGIVEIKSISREAGSRSKLAVHSHNEEVDSVGACVGPKGMRVQTIVTELKGEKIDIVKWSPDIAVFISNSLSPAKVVSVNVNEEEKKALVIVPDYQLSLAIGKEGQNARLAAKLTGWKVDIKSETQAEELGLTIANNSENLEG; encoded by the coding sequence GTGAATTTAGAGTTTATAGATGCTTTAAGTGAGTTAGGAAAAGAAAAAGGGATAGAAAGCGACATAATTATTGAAGCTATAGAAGCAGCATTAATTTCTGCTTATAAGAAAAACTTTGGGTCACTACAAAATGTAAGGGTACATATAGATAGACTTAGTGGAGAAATTAAAGTTTTCGCTAGAAAAAACATAGTAGAAGAAGTTTTTGATGATAGAGCAGAGATTTCATTAGAAGATGCACTGAAAATAAAGCCTAATTATGAATTAGACGATATAGTAGAAGAAGAAGTAACCCCTAGGGATTTTGGAAGAATAGCAGCTCAAACTGCAAAACAAGTCGTAATACAACGAATAAGAGAAGCTGAAAGAAATATCATTTATGATGAATTTTGTAATCGTGAAACCGATATTTTAAATGGAACTGTTCAAAGAGTAGAGCAAAAGAATGTATTCATTGATTTGGGAAAAATTGAAGCAGTGCTGTCACCAACAGAACAAATGCCGGGAGAAGCTTATAAAATCAATGATCGCCTAAAAACGTACATAGTGGAAGTAAAAAAGACACCTAAAGGACCCCAAGTTTTAGTGTCAAGAACACACCCAGGATTATTAAGAAGATTATTTGAATTGGAAGTTCCAGAGATTCACGATGGAATAGTAGAAATAAAGTCTATTTCAAGAGAAGCTGGTTCGCGTTCAAAGCTTGCTGTACACTCTCATAATGAAGAGGTTGATTCTGTCGGTGCTTGTGTGGGACCTAAAGGAATGAGAGTACAAACCATAGTTACAGAACTAAAAGGTGAAAAAATTGATATAGTTAAGTGGAGTCCAGATATAGCTGTATTTATTTCTAATTCACTTAGTCCTGCAAAAGTTGTTAGCGTAAATGTAAATGAAGAGGAAAAAAAAGCATTAGTTATAGTTCCTGATTATCAATTATCTTTGGCAATCGGTAAGGAAGGACAAAATGCGCGTTTAGCAGCCAAGCTAACAGGCTGGAAAGTTGATATAAAAAGTGAAACACAAGCAGAAGAATTAGGATTAACTATTGCTAATAATAGTGAAAATCTGGAGGGATAA
- the rnpM gene encoding RNase P modulator RnpM, producing MLQKKIPQRMCIGCQTMFEKKQLLRIVKTPEGDIIIDPTGKKSGRGAYICSKKECLNTSLKSKRLEKAFKSKIPEDLYNTLEEYFNER from the coding sequence ATCTTGCAAAAAAAAATTCCTCAACGTATGTGTATTGGTTGTCAAACCATGTTCGAAAAAAAACAGTTGCTACGAATTGTAAAAACTCCTGAAGGAGATATAATCATAGATCCTACAGGTAAAAAATCAGGACGTGGTGCATATATCTGTTCTAAAAAAGAATGTTTAAATACATCCTTAAAGTCTAAAAGACTAGAAAAAGCATTTAAATCTAAAATTCCTGAAGATTTATATAATACACTAGAGGAGTATTTTAATGAACGTTAA